The following coding sequences lie in one Desulfuribacillus stibiiarsenatis genomic window:
- a CDS encoding type II toxin-antitoxin system RelE family toxin, translating into MKYTVKYQKDCIKYLKKLDKLMQIRIIKAINQLPDGDVKLLKNCKDDYRLRVGIQRIIFNKDDDKKEIYIIKISPRGEVYKRL; encoded by the coding sequence ATGAAATACACCGTTAAATATCAAAAGGATTGTATTAAATATCTGAAGAAGTTAGACAAACTCATGCAGATTAGAATTATTAAGGCCATAAATCAACTACCTGATGGCGATGTAAAACTATTAAAGAATTGTAAGGATGATTATAGGTTAAGAGTAGGTATCCAGAGGATTATATTTAACAAAGATGATGATAAAAAGGAAATCTATATTATAAAGATTTCCCCTCGCGGAGAAGTATATAAGCGATTATAG
- a CDS encoding ketopantoate reductase family protein → MEIKTVSLIGLGALGVLFGDHLSRNMPEGKLKVIADQGRIDKYEKNGVFINGRQCNFQYILPETHCEPADLVIFAVKYNNLEEAIEAVRHHVGEYTNIISLLNGITSESIIGQSYGMDKMVYCVAQGMVAVKVENKLTCENMGLLCIGDREPGQISEKVKRVADFFARTGLPHEVETDMYRRLWGKLMLNVGVNQTIAVYETKFAGVQAEGEARDMMIAAMKEVIAVSEKEGVHLTEQDLKYWLDVLSTLDPTGKPSMRQDVEAKRYSEVELFSGTIIHLGKKYGVPTPVNQKFYDWIRKTEDTYQRI, encoded by the coding sequence ATGGAAATAAAAACAGTATCCCTTATAGGTCTAGGTGCCTTAGGCGTGTTGTTTGGCGATCACTTATCGAGGAACATGCCCGAGGGAAAGCTTAAAGTTATTGCTGATCAAGGGCGCATTGATAAATATGAAAAGAACGGCGTATTCATCAACGGTCGTCAGTGTAACTTCCAATATATACTGCCAGAAACTCACTGTGAGCCAGCAGATCTTGTGATATTTGCTGTAAAATATAATAATCTAGAAGAAGCGATTGAGGCAGTCAGACATCATGTAGGAGAGTATACCAACATAATCTCTTTGTTAAATGGCATTACCAGTGAATCGATTATCGGTCAAAGTTATGGAATGGACAAAATGGTCTATTGCGTAGCCCAGGGAATGGTTGCTGTAAAGGTTGAGAATAAGCTCACTTGTGAAAATATGGGTTTGTTGTGCATTGGTGATCGGGAACCAGGGCAGATCTCCGAAAAGGTTAAACGTGTAGCGGATTTCTTCGCGAGAACGGGACTCCCACACGAGGTGGAAACGGATATGTACCGTCGCCTATGGGGCAAACTAATGCTTAATGTCGGTGTGAATCAAACCATAGCTGTATATGAGACGAAATTCGCTGGTGTTCAAGCGGAAGGTGAAGCGCGGGATATGATGATTGCAGCGATGAAAGAAGTGATTGCTGTATCTGAGAAAGAGGGCGTTCATTTAACAGAACAGGACCTCAAGTACTGGTTAGACGTTCTAAGTACATTAGACCCTACAGGTAAACCATCTATGCGTCAAGATGTGGAAGCAAAGCGCTACAGTGAAGTGGAATTATTCTCAGGTACTATTATTCATTTAGGCAAAAAATATGGTGTTCCAACACCAGTGAATCAAAAGTTCTATGACTGGATTCGCAAGACAGAGGATACATACCAAAGAATTTAA
- a CDS encoding metallophosphoesterase: MTGFARQRIHTKEFKEMSDTMFFVVVTIVLGFNLGWYLLSDWWLRKELHSYPKARRYSRIALVIWMFIVFVPIVSQLVGLGNPLEYGPWIWTSVLYLWMGAILFWMLGLAIIGIPTWGFLRYYDRKNRKQVTHSEQMQATEVLESTAQDNILSRRQVLKLGLVAAPPLLVGSTAIATVFAKDRLNVRYIDLPVRNLPHDLEGYTITHLSDTHVGIVTGRERIENIVNTANQLKSNMTVVTGDILDNNFEYMPDLVDTIGQLKADHGVHLCIGNHDKIHNANEWITTVRNAGMDLLLDESIVIDTGGTPIKLLGIDYSRQEADDYRNIRKADEHVNTPENGLKILLAHHPHAFDPASEADIPITLAGHTHGGQIAIRIGEEYELFNAGNYLFRYVDGIYRKEQGNSLYVHRGSGDWFPLRAGVPTEVVQIRLVREET, translated from the coding sequence ATGACTGGATTCGCAAGACAGAGGATACATACCAAAGAATTTAAAGAAATGAGTGATACAATGTTTTTTGTTGTAGTTACAATTGTATTAGGATTCAATTTAGGCTGGTATTTACTCAGCGATTGGTGGTTGCGTAAGGAATTACATAGTTATCCTAAGGCGAGACGGTATAGTCGAATAGCCCTAGTTATATGGATGTTCATTGTGTTCGTGCCTATTGTGAGTCAATTGGTTGGGCTAGGAAACCCGTTGGAGTACGGTCCTTGGATATGGACTTCTGTGCTATATCTATGGATGGGCGCAATTCTATTTTGGATGCTAGGATTAGCTATTATTGGGATTCCGACTTGGGGATTCTTAAGATATTACGACCGTAAGAATCGCAAGCAGGTTACCCATTCAGAGCAAATGCAAGCAACGGAAGTATTGGAATCAACAGCGCAAGACAATATCCTTAGCAGAAGACAAGTACTTAAATTGGGCTTAGTTGCAGCACCGCCATTGCTTGTTGGTAGCACTGCAATCGCAACTGTATTTGCAAAGGACCGTTTAAATGTCCGATACATCGACTTACCAGTGAGAAATCTACCTCATGATCTTGAAGGTTATACAATCACTCATCTTTCTGATACTCACGTTGGGATTGTAACGGGAAGAGAGCGGATTGAGAACATTGTAAATACAGCGAATCAGTTAAAAAGTAATATGACGGTTGTTACTGGTGACATTCTAGATAACAACTTTGAATATATGCCTGATTTAGTGGATACCATAGGGCAATTGAAAGCAGATCATGGTGTCCATTTATGTATTGGTAACCATGATAAAATACACAATGCAAATGAGTGGATTACTACTGTTAGAAATGCAGGAATGGATTTGCTTTTGGACGAATCGATTGTCATTGATACTGGTGGCACTCCAATTAAGCTATTAGGAATCGATTATTCACGCCAAGAGGCCGATGATTATCGGAACATTCGTAAGGCGGATGAACATGTTAACACACCAGAAAACGGTTTGAAAATATTACTTGCACATCATCCCCATGCATTTGATCCAGCATCAGAAGCGGACATTCCAATTACGTTAGCGGGACATACCCATGGCGGGCAGATTGCAATTCGAATTGGCGAAGAATATGAACTATTCAATGCAGGAAATTATTTGTTCCGATATGTGGATGGTATTTATCGCAAGGAGCAAGGGAATAGCCTTTATGTTCATCGCGGGTCTGGAGACTGGTTCCCACTAAGAGCAGGGGTTCCGACTGAGGTAGTGCAAATACGTCTAGTGAGAGAAGAAACTTAG
- the tpx gene encoding thiol peroxidase: MANVTFQGNPLTLVGTQVKVGEKAPDFTVLANDLSPVTLADSKGQVRLISVVPSIDTGVCDMQTRKFNEAASKLDGTKVYTVSVDLPFAQARWCGAAGIENVQTVSDHRDLSFGNAYGVTIEELRLLARAVFVVDSSDTITYIEIVPEVTDHPNYDAAIEAVKAAK, encoded by the coding sequence ATGGCGAATGTAACTTTTCAAGGAAATCCATTAACTCTAGTAGGAACTCAAGTAAAAGTAGGAGAGAAAGCCCCAGATTTCACAGTTTTAGCGAATGACTTATCTCCTGTGACTTTAGCAGATTCTAAAGGTCAAGTTCGCTTAATTAGCGTAGTGCCTTCAATCGACACAGGCGTTTGTGATATGCAGACTCGAAAGTTTAATGAAGCAGCAAGTAAATTAGACGGTACGAAGGTGTACACAGTCAGTGTAGACTTACCTTTTGCCCAAGCACGTTGGTGTGGCGCTGCTGGTATTGAAAATGTACAAACAGTCTCCGATCATCGCGACTTGTCATTTGGTAATGCCTATGGAGTCACCATTGAAGAGCTTCGTCTATTAGCGCGCGCTGTGTTTGTTGTAGATTCTAGCGATACTATTACATACATAGAAATTGTACCAGAAGTAACAGATCATCCGAACTATGATGCAGCAATTGAAGCAGTCAAAGCAGCAAAATAA
- a CDS encoding class I SAM-dependent methyltransferase encodes MSNFYTEISKYYDEIFPTGSAQISLIQELAGEAPKDILDVACGTGGYSLGLKEAGYNITAIDLDEGMIEGLKQKDPAIDVHVLNMLDIEQLNKKFDVIFCIGNSLVHLDNNEEIGKFFAICKKCLKPQGKILLQIVNYDRVLIKNIESLPLIKNDKVPLTFERYYEYLEHTHKINFKSILKVDGQELENQVYLHPIQYCDIYELLDNLGYTDIEFYGSFKKDRFDSLESLPLIVTAKVE; translated from the coding sequence ATGTCAAATTTCTATACCGAAATTTCGAAGTATTATGATGAAATATTCCCTACAGGTAGTGCACAAATCTCCTTGATTCAGGAACTGGCAGGAGAGGCTCCGAAAGATATTCTTGACGTGGCTTGTGGTACAGGGGGGTATTCTTTAGGTTTAAAGGAAGCCGGATATAATATTACAGCGATTGATTTAGATGAAGGAATGATTGAAGGGTTAAAGCAGAAGGATCCAGCGATTGATGTGCATGTGCTCAATATGTTAGACATTGAGCAATTGAATAAGAAATTCGATGTGATTTTCTGTATCGGTAATTCACTGGTGCATTTAGATAACAATGAAGAGATTGGAAAGTTTTTTGCTATATGTAAAAAGTGTCTGAAGCCTCAAGGGAAAATCTTACTGCAAATCGTGAACTATGATCGTGTTTTAATAAAAAATATTGAAAGCCTCCCTTTAATTAAGAATGACAAAGTTCCGTTAACGTTTGAACGTTACTATGAATATTTAGAGCACACTCATAAGATTAACTTCAAAAGTATTCTTAAGGTGGATGGACAAGAGCTTGAGAATCAAGTATATTTACACCCGATTCAATACTGCGATATTTATGAGCTATTAGATAATCTAGGGTATACTGATATTGAGTTTTATGGTAGTTTTAAAAAAGATCGTTTTGATTCCTTAGAATCGTTACCTTTAATCGTAACTGCTAAGGTGGAATAA
- a CDS encoding arsenate reductase family protein produces the protein MEWLLYEYPRUTTVRKAKAWLDAHQIPCKTRHIINENPNAEEVRELHKNSGLDIKKFMNTSGIKYKELGLKDKIPTMSLDEIYELIGQDGMLVKRPIITNGEKVLVGFKEEEWEGLLLR, from the coding sequence ATGGAATGGTTATTATACGAGTACCCAAGGTGAACTACTGTAAGGAAGGCCAAGGCTTGGCTTGATGCGCACCAAATCCCTTGTAAGACAAGACACATTATTAACGAAAATCCGAATGCTGAAGAAGTAAGGGAATTACATAAGAACAGTGGACTTGATATTAAAAAGTTTATGAATACAAGTGGTATTAAATATAAAGAGCTTGGTTTAAAGGATAAGATTCCTACCATGAGTTTGGATGAAATCTATGAATTAATTGGACAAGACGGTATGCTTGTAAAAAGACCGATTATTACAAATGGTGAAAAGGTGTTAGTTGGATTTAAGGAAGAAGAGTGGGAAGGGCTATTACTCCGGTAA